A section of the Chryseobacterium ginsenosidimutans genome encodes:
- a CDS encoding DUF1281 family ferredoxin-like fold protein, whose translation MEAQYNFQMKPKSDKNDWEKVEIFSQFYCERTTAIRYAKSLSRKFKSEIRLTEGKEPFKTSGTYIYENNNYTTNIMANWCNNKVTFTGNREVLDKVSNVFQEMIEKETKGNIGQLPDFVKSKNGYFCEIYRSETDECSFHYETRWSPNIEALWIVANHYDVGFVLDYEESGCMVFGKTICENQILQDYFLNQCDFQDFIYNVDTDCYEFEGENYDYKEEIMRILLDRKINNNKQKIA comes from the coding sequence ATGGAAGCACAATATAACTTTCAAATGAAGCCGAAAAGTGATAAGAATGATTGGGAAAAGGTGGAAATCTTTTCCCAATTCTATTGCGAGAGAACGACAGCAATACGGTATGCAAAAAGTCTTTCAAGAAAATTCAAATCAGAAATCCGCCTTACAGAGGGAAAAGAACCTTTCAAAACAAGCGGAACATACATTTACGAAAACAACAATTATACAACAAATATTATGGCAAATTGGTGCAACAATAAAGTAACATTCACAGGAAATCGAGAGGTTTTGGACAAAGTCTCGAATGTATTTCAAGAAATGATAGAAAAGGAAACTAAGGGAAATATTGGGCAACTGCCCGATTTTGTCAAGAGCAAAAACGGTTACTTCTGTGAAATTTATCGAAGTGAAACAGATGAATGTTCTTTCCATTATGAGACAAGATGGAGCCCAAATATCGAAGCATTATGGATTGTTGCAAATCATTACGATGTCGGATTTGTATTGGATTACGAAGAATCTGGCTGTATGGTTTTTGGCAAGACCATATGCGAAAACCAAATCTTACAGGATTATTTTCTCAATCAATGTGACTTTCAAGACTTCATCTACAATGTAGATACAGATTGTTACGAATTCGAAGGTGAAAATTACGATTACAAAGAGGAGATTATGAGAATCCTATTAGACAGGAAAATAAATAATAACAAACAAAAAATTGCATAA
- a CDS encoding PRTRC system ThiF family protein, with protein sequence MQSEKTKVHFTDDSLLNPTNPVMVNLIGAGGTGSKVLTALIEMNHSLIELGHAGLQVRLWDDDIVTEANQGRQRFAECEVGLPKAVALINRANRWSGTNWKAEVRKFERDSLGRIQENMQSAIYMSCVDNVKSRFEIADILNELKEGRRLYRNQAKYWMDFGNNRYSGQVLLSTVENIKQPDSEKYQTTSNLPYVTEEFGELLLQSETQDDTPSCSLAEALEKQDLFINSTLAQMGCSLLWNLFRNGLTENRGFFLNLKNFHSQLIKI encoded by the coding sequence ATACAATCTGAAAAAACAAAAGTCCATTTTACCGATGATAGCCTTTTAAATCCTACCAATCCTGTAATGGTAAACCTCATAGGTGCAGGTGGTACAGGTTCTAAAGTATTGACCGCCTTGATCGAAATGAACCATTCATTGATTGAATTGGGACACGCAGGATTACAGGTGCGGTTGTGGGATGATGATATTGTCACAGAAGCGAATCAAGGCAGACAGCGTTTTGCAGAATGTGAAGTAGGATTACCAAAGGCAGTTGCACTGATAAATCGGGCAAACCGATGGTCTGGAACGAATTGGAAAGCCGAAGTCAGAAAGTTTGAAAGAGATTCTTTAGGAAGAATCCAAGAGAATATGCAGTCCGCAATTTATATGTCGTGTGTTGATAATGTCAAATCACGATTTGAAATTGCTGATATTCTGAATGAATTGAAAGAGGGTAGGAGATTATACAGAAACCAGGCTAAATATTGGATGGATTTTGGCAACAACCGATATTCTGGACAGGTTTTGCTTTCTACAGTTGAGAATATAAAACAACCTGATTCCGAAAAATATCAAACAACGTCGAATCTTCCTTATGTGACGGAAGAATTTGGAGAACTGCTTTTGCAGTCTGAAACGCAAGATGATACACCAAGTTGCAGTTTAGCAGAAGCATTAGAAAAGCAGGATTTGTTTATTAATTCTACATTAGCACAAATGGGATGTTCTCTATTGTGGAACTTGTTTCGCAACGGACTGACTGAAAACAGAGGTTTTTTCCTTAATCTAAAAAATTTCCATTCTCAACTGATAAAAATATAA
- a CDS encoding GDCCVxC domain-containing (seleno)protein, with protein sequence MDIILISEITCPTCGHKKSEEMPTDACQFFYQCESCKTTLKPIKGDCCVFCSYGTVKCPPIQEGNACCK encoded by the coding sequence ATGGACATCATTTTAATATCCGAAATAACTTGTCCAACCTGCGGACATAAGAAATCCGAAGAAATGCCAACTGATGCTTGTCAATTTTTCTATCAGTGTGAGAGTTGCAAAACAACTCTAAAACCTATAAAGGGAGATTGTTGCGTGTTTTGTAGTTACGGTACAGTAAAGTGCCCACCTATTCAAGAGGGAAATGCTTGTTGTAAATAA
- a CDS encoding PRTRC system protein E translates to MQTNFFRQIGKLNLTGDLQITLRQGAENSFVLSVLLNNEQCGDEARKTIPPLNLRGTAEELDNGFFESISTPLQTASGLMVDMESFMKQVEEAKKKSAMEKEKSDKEKKEKEGKDKKYKEALQKAEELEKDGKYKEAWSALPKVSEFPDYAEIIRKKQDEYEKHFAPSLFSETTNENVES, encoded by the coding sequence ATGCAAACCAATTTTTTCAGACAGATAGGCAAACTCAATCTTACAGGAGATTTGCAAATCACACTCCGACAAGGGGCAGAAAACAGTTTCGTTCTTTCCGTATTGCTCAACAATGAGCAATGCGGAGACGAGGCAAGGAAAACGATTCCGCCACTCAATTTAAGGGGGACAGCGGAAGAATTGGACAACGGATTTTTTGAAAGTATTTCGACACCATTGCAGACCGCATCGGGCTTAATGGTAGATATGGAAAGTTTTATGAAACAGGTCGAAGAAGCCAAGAAGAAATCGGCAATGGAAAAGGAGAAATCCGACAAGGAGAAAAAAGAAAAGGAAGGCAAAGATAAAAAGTACAAAGAAGCCTTGCAAAAAGCCGAAGAACTCGAAAAAGACGGCAAATACAAAGAAGCGTGGTCAGCTCTTCCAAAAGTATCGGAATTTCCCGATTATGCTGAAATCATCCGCAAAAAGCAGGATGAATATGAGAAACATTTTGCACCAAGCCTATTCTCTGAAACGACCAATGAAAATGTTGAATCTTAA
- a CDS encoding PRTRC system protein B, translated as MRNTANTIKNEETDITNNFGTLYYPKSALVFYETEDYNRDGYVEHFDIDPNGNPVNAHPLTVREAQRLSKSLNIQNKKEKDFLRPSGIISETVLFIDTSENGKVVWYTKAQERQLLFTEKLSIPNGLANVPPLLWCANKQGMKIFALETDQRPNTDTPLFHAPFFNVYESGSVCMGTVDVNIKSSASLEEFTKKWENYFFNSYFSHLVNSHNPIKGNLVILWKSLIDSKEPFPTDILINSNLTLKNLL; from the coding sequence ATGAGAAATACAGCCAATACAATTAAGAACGAAGAAACCGACATAACCAATAATTTTGGAACACTTTACTATCCTAAATCAGCACTGGTCTTTTATGAGACAGAAGATTATAATCGCGATGGTTATGTTGAACATTTTGATATTGACCCTAATGGAAACCCTGTCAATGCCCACCCTTTGACTGTAAGGGAGGCACAACGACTCTCCAAATCTTTAAATATTCAAAATAAGAAAGAAAAAGATTTTCTAAGACCAAGTGGTATTATTTCTGAAACTGTACTATTTATAGATACATCGGAAAATGGAAAAGTGGTCTGGTACACAAAAGCACAGGAACGACAGTTACTATTTACCGAAAAGCTTTCCATTCCAAATGGTTTAGCGAATGTGCCACCTTTGCTATGGTGTGCCAATAAGCAGGGAATGAAAATATTCGCATTGGAGACAGACCAACGCCCCAATACAGATACACCACTATTTCACGCTCCGTTCTTTAATGTTTACGAAAGCGGAAGTGTTTGTATGGGAACGGTCGACGTAAACATTAAAAGTTCCGCATCACTCGAAGAGTTTACTAAGAAATGGGAAAACTATTTTTTCAATTCTTATTTCAGCCATTTGGTCAACAGCCATAATCCGATTAAAGGAAACTTGGTAATCCTTTGGAAAAGCCTTATTGATTCAAAAGAGCCGTTTCCGACAGATATTCTAATCAATTCAAATCTAACTTTAAAAAATCTACTCTAA
- a CDS encoding bleomycin resistance protein — protein MIELIKATPAFPVREIDKAVQFYKDKFGFDCRHKEDTFAILVRGNIELHLWASCNYSWKWKSIFLFLKPISSGAESFLAGTHSCRIEVKGVEELYKELKEKEVLHNEKTEIESTYYGTREFAALDLYGNLLSFYENV, from the coding sequence ATGATAGAACTGATAAAGGCAACACCCGCATTTCCTGTCAGGGAAATTGACAAAGCAGTTCAATTTTACAAAGACAAATTTGGTTTTGATTGTCGGCACAAGGAAGACACTTTTGCAATTTTGGTTCGGGGCAACATAGAACTGCATTTGTGGGCTTCCTGCAATTATAGTTGGAAATGGAAAAGCATTTTTCTATTTCTAAAACCGATTAGTAGTGGGGCAGAAAGCTTTTTAGCAGGAACACACAGTTGCAGAATTGAAGTAAAAGGAGTTGAAGAGCTGTATAAAGAGCTAAAAGAAAAAGAGGTGCTTCACAATGAAAAAACAGAGATAGAAAGTACCTATTATGGCACAAGAGAATTTGCAGCATTAGACTTATACGGAAATCTTTTATCCTTTTATGAAAATGTATAA
- a CDS encoding PRTRC system protein C yields the protein MLLATLLDRVFILKDNGQEIRLPDPEPKWSVESVMNFYANTYPILTTSKISAPKIKDDAVEYQFESVMGTKG from the coding sequence ATGTTACTTGCAACCCTATTAGACCGAGTTTTTATACTCAAAGATAACGGACAGGAAATACGTTTACCTGACCCTGAACCAAAATGGAGCGTAGAATCAGTAATGAACTTTTACGCCAACACGTACCCGATACTGACCACTTCAAAAATTTCAGCACCGAAAATCAAGGATGATGCTGTTGAATATCAATTTGAAAGTGTGATGGGAACAAAAGGATAA
- a CDS encoding ArsR/SmtB family transcription factor: MDNLSCIRQQADVKQIMRCKDRISEIKGTVDYLSSGLELAGNNVRLKILFLLYEEKKLCVCDLSDILSMTISAVSQHLRKLKDRKLIETERQAQTIFYSLAKEYEKMLKPFFKILNENKILEAI; the protein is encoded by the coding sequence ATGGATAATCTTTCTTGTATAAGGCAGCAGGCGGACGTTAAGCAGATAATGCGTTGCAAAGACCGGATTAGTGAAATCAAAGGGACAGTTGATTATTTATCCAGCGGACTTGAGTTAGCGGGTAACAATGTAAGACTGAAAATACTTTTTCTTCTTTATGAAGAAAAGAAACTTTGTGTTTGCGACCTAAGCGATATTCTCAGTATGACCATTTCGGCAGTTTCTCAGCACTTGCGAAAACTCAAAGACAGAAAACTCATTGAAACGGAAAGACAAGCGCAAACTATTTTCTATTCGTTGGCAAAAGAGTATGAAAAAATGCTCAAACCTTTTTTCAAAATCCTTAACGAAAACAAAATTTTGGAAGCAATATGA
- the merTP gene encoding mercuric transport protein MerTP: protein MKTEKKLIGAGLLTAIASSLCCITPILAIVAGSSGIASTFSWLEPFRPYFIGMTVLVLGFAWYQKLKPQKQIDCNCETNQKQNFMQTKSLLGSITVISVLLLSFPSYAHIFVPKTKITAIVTSTSKIQKVEFTIKGMTCSGCEHHVKTEISKLKGIVEVIVSYEKGNAIVKFDNKQTSIEQIEKAINSTGYKSLKSKIIS from the coding sequence ATGAAAACAGAAAAAAAATTAATCGGTGCAGGACTTTTGACAGCAATTGCTTCGTCCTTGTGCTGTATTACGCCAATTTTGGCTATAGTTGCGGGTTCAAGCGGAATTGCTTCTACCTTTTCGTGGCTCGAACCTTTTCGACCTTATTTTATTGGTATGACTGTTTTAGTTCTTGGCTTTGCTTGGTATCAAAAACTGAAACCTCAAAAACAAATTGACTGTAATTGTGAAACAAATCAAAAACAAAATTTTATGCAAACGAAATCATTGTTAGGAAGTATTACCGTAATATCAGTTTTACTTCTATCATTTCCGAGTTATGCTCACATCTTTGTTCCGAAGACAAAAATCACGGCAATTGTTACTTCGACTTCTAAAATTCAGAAAGTTGAATTTACTATTAAAGGAATGACTTGTTCAGGATGTGAACATCATGTAAAGACAGAAATTAGCAAACTAAAAGGCATTGTTGAAGTTATTGTTTCTTACGAAAAAGGCAACGCAATTGTAAAGTTCGACAACAAACAAACCAGCATCGAGCAAATCGAAAAAGCTATCAACTCTACTGGTTACAAATCACTAAAAAGCAAAATTATTTCATAA
- a CDS encoding single-stranded DNA-binding protein, whose amino-acid sequence MNIVGRITKNAEINTLKNDKQVVNFSLAINDRFKTKQGELREQTTYYNCSYWLSANVAKILTKGTLVELTGRASASAWIGKDGEIKSGLNFHTSNIKVHGGGKKSDTEEQPASQPQKSNAFAEDTDDDLPF is encoded by the coding sequence ATGAACATCGTAGGCAGAATTACAAAAAACGCAGAAATCAACACTTTAAAAAATGACAAACAGGTCGTGAATTTTTCACTAGCCATTAATGACAGATTTAAAACCAAACAAGGCGAACTAAGAGAACAGACCACTTATTATAACTGCTCCTATTGGCTAAGTGCCAACGTAGCTAAGATTTTAACGAAGGGAACATTAGTAGAGCTTACAGGCAGAGCAAGTGCGAGTGCGTGGATTGGAAAAGATGGAGAAATAAAATCGGGGTTGAATTTCCATACTTCTAACATCAAAGTACACGGAGGCGGAAAAAAGTCTGACACAGAAGAACAACCAGCTTCACAGCCACAGAAATCCAATGCTTTTGCGGAAGATACGGACGATGATTTACCATTCTAA
- a CDS encoding toprim domain-containing protein: MNCKEVKEKVNIRTVLESFSLFPVKENRKTAFYFALDREEKIPSFSVDFVKNKAFDFGTGKSYDVISIVQQMNRCSVSDALKYLEKFDFSVQNNTQIEDVDKVKSYQIIKVNQIQHPALIQYLKSRKVCVQKDLVKEIEYRLNGKKYFGIGFFNNSGGVEIRSKYSKICLGKKDVTLMKNDLNSSNEIVVFEGFFDYLTFKNLESAESSISDCLVLNSTAMLFKVDDKLREYDKISLFLDNDDNGITIKQVIRKNYKNVEDCSLLYKDFKDLNEWFCATK, from the coding sequence ATGAATTGTAAAGAAGTAAAAGAAAAAGTCAATATAAGAACAGTTTTGGAATCGTTCAGCCTTTTTCCTGTTAAAGAGAATCGGAAAACTGCATTTTACTTTGCGCTCGACAGGGAAGAAAAAATACCGAGTTTTTCGGTTGATTTCGTAAAAAATAAAGCATTTGATTTCGGAACTGGGAAAAGTTATGATGTTATTTCAATTGTTCAGCAAATGAATCGATGTTCAGTTTCTGATGCTTTGAAATATCTTGAGAAATTTGACTTCTCAGTTCAAAATAATACCCAGATTGAAGATGTCGACAAAGTCAAAAGTTATCAAATCATAAAAGTAAATCAAATTCAGCACCCTGCTTTAATTCAATATTTGAAATCCCGAAAAGTGTGTGTACAAAAAGATTTGGTAAAAGAAATTGAGTACCGGTTGAATGGTAAGAAATATTTCGGGATTGGATTTTTCAATAATTCCGGAGGTGTTGAAATCCGAAGTAAGTATTCAAAAATATGTTTGGGCAAAAAAGATGTCACTTTGATGAAAAATGATTTGAATAGTTCTAATGAAATTGTGGTTTTTGAAGGTTTTTTTGATTATCTGACTTTTAAAAATTTGGAAAGTGCAGAAAGTTCAATTTCAGATTGTTTGGTTCTCAATTCTACAGCAATGCTTTTTAAAGTCGATGATAAACTTAGAGAATATGACAAAATCTCACTTTTCCTGGATAATGATGATAATGGAATTACAATCAAACAGGTTATCCGGAAAAACTATAAAAATGTTGAAGATTGCTCTTTGCTGTACAAAGATTTTAAGGATTTGAACGAGTGGTTTTGTGCAACAAAGTAA